In Candidatus Pelagibacter sp. RS39, the following proteins share a genomic window:
- a CDS encoding glutamine amidotransferase-related protein — MKNFNILIVEGNLKEENQNFLEVGIQTHTESLKDSLNGFDNHYNFDVINPSSDLNLDEVKNKLPKYDGLIWGGSSLNIYNNTPEIKRQIEFMRECQKQVKNILAICWGMQVAVTAAGGEVKKAEKSHIGIANDIVINNEGLKYPIYKDKNNNFNSPAFNFDEVTKLPTNGICLASNRINKVQSLYFEVGISKIYGLQYHPEITYEKMISLIEFRKDRLIQTRKAFRDEEEIKNHIMLIKKEITVSNKTQRMIELKNWLDNII; from the coding sequence ATGAAAAACTTTAATATCTTAATTGTTGAAGGAAATTTAAAAGAAGAAAATCAAAATTTTTTGGAAGTAGGTATTCAAACACACACTGAGAGTTTAAAGGATAGTCTTAATGGATTTGATAATCATTATAATTTTGATGTTATTAATCCATCGTCTGACCTAAATTTAGATGAGGTAAAAAATAAACTTCCAAAATATGACGGATTAATTTGGGGCGGAAGTAGTTTGAACATCTATAACAATACACCAGAGATAAAAAGACAAATTGAATTTATGAGAGAATGTCAAAAACAAGTTAAAAATATTTTAGCGATTTGTTGGGGAATGCAAGTTGCGGTGACCGCTGCTGGAGGAGAGGTAAAAAAAGCGGAAAAATCTCATATTGGAATTGCAAATGATATCGTGATTAATAATGAGGGATTAAAATATCCTATTTATAAAGATAAGAATAATAATTTCAATTCTCCAGCGTTTAATTTTGATGAGGTAACTAAGTTGCCAACAAATGGAATTTGTTTAGCATCAAATAGAATTAACAAAGTTCAAAGTTTATATTTTGAGGTAGGTATATCTAAAATTTATGGATTACAATATCATCCTGAAATAACTTACGAAAAAATGATAAGTTTAATTGAGTTTAGGAAAGACAGATTAATTCAAACTAGAAAAGCATTTAGAGATGAGGAAGAGATTAAAAATCATATAATGCTTATCAAAAAAGAAATTACTGTGTCAAATAAGACACAAAGAATGATTGAGTTAAAAAACTGGTTAGATAATATAATTTGA
- the rseP gene encoding RIP metalloprotease RseP: MLSYILPFVVLILIVVFIHEYGHYYFAKKYGVGVTDFSIGFGQEIFGWNDKSGTRWKICWIPLGGYVKFFGDRNVYSQADHKEILEKYNEEEQKKLFILKPLYQRTLIVFGGPLANFLLALVIFFSIYTFVGKDFTPAVINEVQKDSPAMIGGLKQNDVILEIDGNKVESIMDVSKFITMSTDEIIDFKVKRSYDEQILKIKPNIVPGEDNLGNKLNKRIVGIKLGAYNNEINHVKLGPAQAIYHAAHEVYYVGVSSLKYIGAMIFGKADTSQLGGPIRIAKISGQVAEFGVLAFISMMAYISISLGLVNLFPIPMLDGGHLMFYAFEKVLGRPLSQKTQEGFFRIGLFLLISLMFFTTFNDLKDLGLFN; encoded by the coding sequence ATGTTAAGTTATATTTTACCTTTTGTTGTTCTAATTTTAATTGTTGTTTTTATTCATGAGTATGGACATTATTATTTTGCCAAAAAATACGGAGTAGGTGTTACAGATTTTTCCATAGGTTTTGGTCAAGAAATTTTTGGTTGGAACGATAAATCAGGAACAAGATGGAAAATATGCTGGATACCTTTGGGTGGATATGTAAAGTTTTTTGGAGATAGAAATGTATATTCTCAAGCAGATCATAAAGAAATTTTAGAAAAGTATAATGAGGAAGAACAAAAAAAATTATTTATTTTAAAACCTTTATATCAGCGAACTTTGATTGTATTTGGAGGTCCTCTTGCTAACTTTTTACTGGCATTAGTAATTTTTTTTTCAATTTATACTTTTGTTGGTAAAGACTTTACCCCAGCAGTTATAAACGAAGTTCAAAAAGATAGCCCTGCTATGATAGGTGGTTTAAAGCAAAATGATGTAATTTTAGAAATAGATGGTAACAAAGTTGAAAGCATAATGGATGTCTCTAAATTTATTACTATGTCCACTGATGAAATAATAGATTTTAAAGTAAAACGATCGTATGATGAACAAATTTTAAAGATAAAACCAAACATTGTTCCAGGCGAGGACAATTTAGGCAATAAACTTAATAAAAGAATAGTTGGAATAAAATTAGGAGCCTATAATAATGAAATTAATCACGTTAAACTAGGACCTGCACAAGCAATATATCATGCTGCTCACGAAGTTTATTATGTGGGTGTTTCCTCTTTAAAATATATTGGAGCAATGATTTTTGGTAAAGCTGATACCTCTCAGCTTGGAGGCCCTATAAGAATAGCAAAAATTTCAGGGCAGGTTGCAGAGTTTGGGGTTTTGGCATTTATTAGTATGATGGCTTATATCTCAATCAGTCTTGGTTTAGTTAACTTGTTTCCAATTCCGATGCTTGATGGGGGACATTTGATGTTTTATGCATTTGAAAAAGTTTTAGGTCGACCATTATCTCAAAAAACACAAGAGGGTTTTTTTCGAATCGGATTGTTTTTATTAATATCTTTAATGTTTTTTACGACTTTTAACGATCTTAAAGACCTTGGATTATTTAATTAA
- a CDS encoding HU family DNA-binding protein, which translates to MNKKQLVVKISGALNLSKADAERTFDTITNTILDALKADDSVKIAGFGTYKVAKRKARVGRNPRTGEQIQIAASQKVKFLPAKALKEVFNK; encoded by the coding sequence ATGAATAAAAAACAACTAGTTGTCAAAATTTCAGGGGCGCTAAATTTGAGTAAAGCTGATGCCGAAAGAACTTTTGATACAATTACCAACACAATTTTAGATGCTTTAAAAGCTGATGATTCAGTAAAAATTGCTGGTTTTGGTACTTATAAAGTAGCTAAAAGAAAAGCTAGAGTTGGAAGAAATCCAAGGACTGGTGAGCAGATTCAAATAGCTGCATCACAAAAAGTTAAGTTCTTACCTGCAAAAGCTTTAAAAGAAGTATTCAATAAATAA
- a CDS encoding ammonium transporter produces the protein MTKLIKIISAPLISLIFLLNMSSAGMADTTVSAEVGFIFNTLLFLICGFLVMFMAAGFAMLESGMVTSKSVSVICAKNIGLFSIAGIMFWLVGYNLAYGIPEGGYIGKFIPWSDASAVDTGYSDGSDWYFQMVFCATTVSIVSGTMAERIKLWPFFVFAAVLSGIIYPIVMGWQWGGGWLAEAGFSDFAGSTLVHSTGGAAALAGAMIIGPRLGRFTKSGAPAPLKPFAASSIPLVTIGVFILWLGWFGFNGGSQLAMGTAVDAIAVSTIFMNTFLAGAGGVIGAAIITRLHFGKTDVVQMLNGCIGGLVAVTAEPLAPSPFAAILIGAVGGLIVVYGTKLLFSLKIDDVVGAIPAHLFAGIWGTLIVPATNSDAAFSSQLIGVLSVNVFVFIVAYIVFSAIKATIGLRLSKEGETKGTDVTETGVIAYAIRD, from the coding sequence ATGACTAAATTAATAAAAATAATAAGTGCGCCACTTATTAGTTTAATTTTTTTATTAAACATGAGTAGTGCTGGTATGGCAGATACAACTGTTTCTGCCGAAGTAGGGTTTATTTTTAATACTCTATTATTCTTGATTTGCGGTTTTCTAGTAATGTTTATGGCAGCTGGGTTCGCAATGTTAGAATCAGGTATGGTTACATCTAAAAGTGTATCCGTAATCTGTGCAAAAAATATAGGTTTATTTTCAATCGCAGGAATTATGTTCTGGTTAGTAGGTTATAATTTAGCTTACGGTATTCCAGAGGGTGGTTATATTGGTAAATTTATTCCTTGGTCAGACGCTAGTGCTGTTGACACTGGTTATTCAGATGGATCAGATTGGTATTTCCAAATGGTCTTCTGTGCAACTACAGTTTCAATAGTTTCTGGTACGATGGCAGAGAGAATTAAATTATGGCCATTCTTCGTGTTTGCTGCAGTTCTTTCTGGAATTATTTATCCAATCGTAATGGGTTGGCAGTGGGGTGGAGGCTGGTTAGCGGAAGCAGGCTTTTCTGATTTTGCTGGTTCGACTCTAGTACACTCAACTGGTGGAGCAGCTGCTTTAGCTGGTGCAATGATTATTGGTCCTAGACTTGGTAGATTTACAAAGTCTGGTGCTCCAGCGCCTCTAAAACCTTTTGCAGCTTCATCAATTCCATTAGTAACGATTGGTGTATTTATTTTATGGTTAGGTTGGTTTGGTTTTAATGGTGGTTCACAATTAGCTATGGGAACTGCTGTTGATGCAATTGCTGTATCAACAATTTTCATGAATACATTTCTAGCAGGTGCAGGTGGAGTAATAGGTGCCGCTATAATTACTAGACTGCATTTTGGTAAAACAGATGTAGTCCAAATGTTAAATGGATGTATTGGTGGATTAGTTGCAGTAACAGCTGAACCATTAGCTCCATCACCTTTTGCAGCTATCCTAATTGGTGCTGTAGGTGGATTAATTGTAGTTTATGGTACAAAACTATTATTCTCATTAAAAATTGATGATGTAGTAGGTGCAATACCAGCACACTTGTTTGCAGGAATTTGGGGAACATTAATAGTTCCAGCTACAAATTCTGATGCAGCGTTCAGTTCACAGTTAATTGGTGTGCTATCAGTTAACGTGTTTGTATTTATAGTCGCTTACATTGTGTTTAGCGCTATTAAAGCAACTATTGGCCTAAGGTTGAGTAAAGAAGGCGAAACCAAAGGTACCGATGTAACTGAAACTGGTGTAATTGCATATGCAATTCGTGACTAG